From the genome of Vicia villosa cultivar HV-30 ecotype Madison, WI unplaced genomic scaffold, Vvil1.0 ctg.000400F_1_1, whole genome shotgun sequence, one region includes:
- the LOC131627755 gene encoding uncharacterized protein LOC131627755, translated as MGLGVTPSQINGSTRSGSSLEENEKIKEMQEEINALKEKNSKIDELMDAVAFLKQRDNAMIEEIERLRQMQNSSGRQGLESSADGRRSSESSYRIADNRSSGRTN; from the exons ATGGGACTTGGAGTTACGCCATCTCAAATTAATGGATCTACGAGATCGGGGTCTTCTttggaagaaaatgaaaaaataaaggaaatgcaaGAAGAAATTAATGCACTTAAAGAGAAGAATTCAAAAATTGATGAATTGATGGATGCAGTCGCATTCTTAAAGCAAAGGGACAATGCTATGATAGAGGAAATTGAACGCTTAAGGCAAATGCAAAATTCTAGCGGAAGACAG GGATTGGAATCATCTGCTGATGGTAGACGTTCTTCTGAGTCTAGCTACCGAATTGCAGATAATAGATCATCAGGAAGGACAAATTAG
- the LOC131627753 gene encoding presenilin-like protein At2g29900 isoform X1, whose amino-acid sequence MGVAENTSVHDCHHNSIKVLPTFDLNSLFTTMAETQRPSSSSTVLDTLGEEIVRIITPVSICMFLVVILVSILNTNDSPTISTIANIAYDETTSDSSWDKFLGALLNSLSFVVVVTFTTFFLVLLFYFRCIRFLKLYMAFSSFVVLGFLGGEISVFLIQHFSTPIDCITFSIVLVNFAVVGVCAVFMSKMAIFVTQGYLVVIGILVAYWFTMLPEWTTWAMLVAMALYDLAAVLLPVGPLRLLVELAISRDEEIPALVYEARPVRNDSLDPSDVAARRRLWRERRIENSNLITENENSVLGGSGLNAEQSHSNQDVDAVVSSNSNRNASNLNSSSSYGTGNLVRAEEGRVQVRETDSDLATPLISHGMNTQVPGREDAASNENLMLEGIGLASSGAIKLGLGDFIFYSVLVGRAAMYDFMTVYACYLAIIAGLGVTQWRSQDENVEGAKY is encoded by the coding sequence ATGGGGGTAGCAGAGAACACAAGCGTCCATGATTGTCATCACAACAGTATCAAAGTACTTCCTACTTTCGATCTGAACTCTCTGTTTACAACAATGGCAGAAACCCAAagaccttcatcttcatcaaccgtTCTCGACACTCTAGGCGAAGAAATCGTTAGAATCATCACCCCTGTTTCAATCTGCATGTTCCTCGTTGTAATCCTAGTCTCAATTCTCAACACAAACGATTCCCCAACAATCTCCACCATAGCCAACATAGCATACGACGAAACAACCTCAGATTCTTCCTGGGACAAATTCCTCGGCGCACTTCTAAACTCCCTATCCTTCGTCGTCGTTGTAACCTTCACCACTTTCTTCTTAGTCCTCCTCTTCTATTTCCGATGTATCAGGTTCTTAAAACTCTACATGGCTTTCTCTTCATTCGTCGTTTTAGGTTTCCTCGGAGGCGAAATTTCTGTGTTTTTGATTCAACATTTTAGTACTCCAATCGACTGTATAACGTTTTcgattgttttggttaatttcgcTGTTGTTGGTGTTTGTGCTGTGTTTATGTCGAAAATGGCTATTTTTGTTACACAAGGTTATTTGGTTGTTATTGGAATATTGGTTGCTTATTGGTTTACTATGTTGCCTGAATGGACAACCTGGGCCATGCTTGTTGCTATGGCTTTGTATGATCTTGCTGCTGTTTTGTTGCCTGTTGGGCCTTTAAGGCTTTTGGTTGAACTTGCTATTTCGAGGGATGAAGAGATTCCGGCTTTGGTTTACGAGGCTAGGCCGGTGAGGAATGATAGTTTGGATCCGAGTGATGTTGCGGCTCGGAGGAGGTTATGGAGAGAGAGGAGGATTGAGAATTCTAATCTGATAACTGAGAATGAAAATTCTGTGTTGGGTGGTAGTGGACTCAATGCTGAACAATCACACTCAAATCAAGACGTGGATGCTGTTGTTAGTTCAAATTCAAACAGAAATGCTTCGAATTTGAATTCTAGTAGCTCTTATGGGACAGGTAATTTGGTAAGAGCAGAAGAGGGGCGAGTGCAGGTTCGAGAAACTGATTCAGATCTTGCCACACCCTTGATTAGTCATGGAATGAACACACAGGTTCCTGGGAGAGAAGATGCTGCGTCGAATGAGAATTTGATGCTGGAGGGAATTGGATTGGCTTCGTCCGGTGCAATCAAATTGGGGCTTGGCGATTTTATCTTCTATAGTGTTTTGGTTGGCAGGGCTGCAATGTATGATTTTATGACAGTGTATGCGTGTTATCTTGCAATTATTGCTGGTCTCGGCGTAactcagtggcggagccaggatgAAAATGTTGAGGGGGCCAAATActaa
- the LOC131627753 gene encoding presenilin-like protein At2g29900 isoform X2, with translation MGVAENTSVHDCHHNSIKVLPTFDLNSLFTTMAETQRPSSSSTVLDTLGEEIVRIITPVSICMFLVVILVSILNTNDSPTISTIANIAYDETTSDSSWDKFLGALLNSLSFVVVVTFTTFFLVLLFYFRCIRFLKLYMAFSSFVVLGFLGGEISVFLIQHFSTPIDCITFSIVLVNFAVVGVCAVFMSKMAIFVTQGYLVVIGILVAYWFTMLPEWTTWAMLVAMALYDLAAVLLPVGPLRLLVELAISRDEEIPALVYEARPVRNDSLDPSDVAARRRLWRERRIENSNLITENENSVLGGSGLNAEQSHSNQDVDAVVSSNSNRNASNLNSSSSYGTGNLVRAEEGRVQVRETDSDLATPLISHGMNTQVPGREDAASNENLMLEGIGLASSGAIKLGLGDFIFYSVLVGRAAMYDFMTVYACYLAIIAGLGVTQSAPGVTLMLLAFYQKALPALPVSIALGVLFYFLTRLLLEVFVVQCSLNLLMF, from the exons ATGGGGGTAGCAGAGAACACAAGCGTCCATGATTGTCATCACAACAGTATCAAAGTACTTCCTACTTTCGATCTGAACTCTCTGTTTACAACAATGGCAGAAACCCAAagaccttcatcttcatcaaccgtTCTCGACACTCTAGGCGAAGAAATCGTTAGAATCATCACCCCTGTTTCAATCTGCATGTTCCTCGTTGTAATCCTAGTCTCAATTCTCAACACAAACGATTCCCCAACAATCTCCACCATAGCCAACATAGCATACGACGAAACAACCTCAGATTCTTCCTGGGACAAATTCCTCGGCGCACTTCTAAACTCCCTATCCTTCGTCGTCGTTGTAACCTTCACCACTTTCTTCTTAGTCCTCCTCTTCTATTTCCGATGTATCAGGTTCTTAAAACTCTACATGGCTTTCTCTTCATTCGTCGTTTTAGGTTTCCTCGGAGGCGAAATTTCTGTGTTTTTGATTCAACATTTTAGTACTCCAATCGACTGTATAACGTTTTcgattgttttggttaatttcgcTGTTGTTGGTGTTTGTGCTGTGTTTATGTCGAAAATGGCTATTTTTGTTACACAAGGTTATTTGGTTGTTATTGGAATATTGGTTGCTTATTGGTTTACTATGTTGCCTGAATGGACAACCTGGGCCATGCTTGTTGCTATGGCTTTGTATGATCTTGCTGCTGTTTTGTTGCCTGTTGGGCCTTTAAGGCTTTTGGTTGAACTTGCTATTTCGAGGGATGAAGAGATTCCGGCTTTGGTTTACGAGGCTAGGCCGGTGAGGAATGATAGTTTGGATCCGAGTGATGTTGCGGCTCGGAGGAGGTTATGGAGAGAGAGGAGGATTGAGAATTCTAATCTGATAACTGAGAATGAAAATTCTGTGTTGGGTGGTAGTGGACTCAATGCTGAACAATCACACTCAAATCAAGACGTGGATGCTGTTGTTAGTTCAAATTCAAACAGAAATGCTTCGAATTTGAATTCTAGTAGCTCTTATGGGACAGGTAATTTGGTAAGAGCAGAAGAGGGGCGAGTGCAGGTTCGAGAAACTGATTCAGATCTTGCCACACCCTTGATTAGTCATGGAATGAACACACAGGTTCCTGGGAGAGAAGATGCTGCGTCGAATGAGAATTTGATGCTGGAGGGAATTGGATTGGCTTCGTCCGGTGCAATCAAATTGGGGCTTGGCGATTTTATCTTCTATAGTGTTTTGGTTGGCAGGGCTGCAATGTATGATTTTATGACAGTGTATGCGTGTTATCTTGCAATTATTGCTGGTCTCGGCGTAactca GTCCGCCCCTGGCGTAACTTTGATGCTTTTGGCTTTTTATCAAAAAGCCTTGCCTGCTCTACCTGTGTCAATAGCCCTTGGTGTGTTGTTTTATTTCTTGACTAGATTATTACTAGAAGTATTTGTAGTACAATGTTCATTGAATCTCTTAATGTTCTGA
- the LOC131627754 gene encoding glycine-rich RNA-binding protein 2, mitochondrial-like → MAFFGKLGNILRQATNNRKIISDLRPTPSVFQAIRCMCSAPTTKLFIGGISYSTDEPSLREAFSRYGEVLDARVIMDRETGRSRGFGFITFNSVEEASSAIQALDGQDLHGRRVRVNYANERPRVYGGGGGGGYGGGGYGGGGGGYGGGGGYGGGYGGGGYGGGSSGPGGNYGGSDAGNNYSPPSGSGANYGNDGSSGFPADFGGAVSDAGSAGGYDGSGGLGFGSSGHLDSNDSGNVNEDLGNFKDDNDDDTDNFAKRA, encoded by the exons ATGGCTTTCTTTGGTAAACTTGGGAATATTCTTCGACAAGCTACAAACAACAGGAAGATTATTTCGGATTTGCGTCCGACCCCATCTGTTTTCCAGGCTATAAGATGCATGTGCTCTGCTCCAACCACAAAGCTTTTTATAGGGG GTATTTCGTATTCGACTGATGAGCCAAGTTTGAGGGAAGCTTTTTCAAGATACGGCGAAGTGCTTGATG CTAGGGTAATTATGGATCGCGAAACCGGTAGATCCAGGGGATTTGGCTTTATCACATTCAATTCAGTTGAGGAGGCATCTAGTGCTATTCAGGCCTTGGATGGTCAG GACCTTCATGGTCGTCGAGTTAGGGTAAATTATGCTAATGAAAGGCCTCGCGTATATGGTGGTGGTGGCGGCGGTGGTTACGGTGGAGGTGGCTACGGTGGTGGTGGAGGTGGTTACGGTGGTGGTGGCGGCTATGGTGGAGGTTACGGGGGTGGTGGATATGGTGGAGGCAGCTCTGGGCCTGGTGGGAATTATGGGGGCAGTGATGCTGGCAATAACTATTCTCCTCCCAGTGGAAGTGGGGCGAATTATGGGAATGATGGCAGCAGTGGTTTTCCCGCTGACTTTGGCGGTGCAGTTAGTGATGCTGGCTCTGCTGGTGGATATGATGGAAGTGGGGGGTTAGGATTTGGCAGCAGTGGACACCTTGATAGCAATGACAGTGGCAATGTAAATGAGGATTTGGGAAATTTTAAGGATGACAATGATGACGACACTGATAATTTTGCCAAAAGGGCCTGA